From one Leptospira noumeaensis genomic stretch:
- a CDS encoding periplasmic-type flagellar collar protein FlbB has product MASVTDSTRSFFLIVLIFFLIAIGFFVFDYFQVINAEDYLPFLKKQAGLVNQDLLSPTELEKLEMEKAKERLIADREELEQMKRELEEKSSSLHADKERLEELREGIQRKEKEMADKLKKDNARAEKVKVLANKVANMPPESARDMLINWPDYDIIEVFEQMDRDAEEEGRQTITTYLLTLFPAERRSVISNKWLDAGAKNVPNYGKSIDEDNDEP; this is encoded by the coding sequence ATGGCAAGTGTAACCGATAGCACAAGATCCTTCTTTTTAATCGTACTCATTTTTTTCCTAATTGCCATTGGTTTTTTTGTATTTGATTACTTCCAAGTCATCAATGCGGAAGATTATTTACCTTTCCTCAAAAAACAAGCAGGACTTGTCAACCAAGACCTACTTTCACCAACAGAACTCGAAAAGTTGGAAATGGAAAAAGCAAAAGAAAGACTCATTGCTGACCGAGAAGAATTAGAACAGATGAAACGAGAGTTGGAAGAAAAATCATCCTCGTTGCATGCAGACAAAGAACGTTTAGAGGAATTGAGAGAAGGAATCCAACGCAAAGAAAAAGAAATGGCGGACAAATTAAAAAAAGATAATGCCCGCGCCGAAAAAGTAAAAGTCCTCGCAAACAAAGTTGCCAATATGCCACCTGAATCGGCAAGAGATATGTTAATCAATTGGCCAGACTATGATATCATTGAAGTTTTTGAACAAATGGATAGAGACGCAGAGGAAGAGGGAAGACAAACCATTACCACATACCTTCTCACTTTGTTTCCTGCGGAACGAAGGTCTGTGATTTCCAACAAGTGGTTGGATGCCGGAGCGAAAAATGTTCCCAACTACGGCAAAAGTATCGATGAAGACAACGACGAACCTTAA
- the fliJ gene encoding flagellar export protein FliJ: MKRFRFSLETVLKLRGLREEEEIRRLSLVVSKLNSLIGEKDSNEREIESSYEAILSSSKVGTSLSDYLSIESYIQGLMRRNEELEERISSQNEEVNLVRKDVMLARMNKKVIEVLKDKRFAEWKKKRNRAERREVEEFNLQLSKQSFFDSTESFGSSKSKKIPRTFKILNREDGGDELTSDFKSLRDFYEKYYLGQGKS, from the coding sequence GTGAAACGATTTCGTTTTAGTTTAGAGACAGTTCTGAAACTAAGAGGCCTACGAGAAGAAGAAGAAATCCGCAGGCTTTCCCTAGTTGTCTCCAAACTGAATTCCCTGATCGGTGAAAAAGATTCCAATGAAAGGGAAATCGAATCTTCCTACGAAGCCATCCTCAGTTCCTCAAAAGTGGGGACAAGTCTTTCAGATTATCTTTCCATCGAAAGTTATATTCAAGGCCTTATGCGACGCAATGAGGAACTCGAAGAACGAATCTCATCACAAAACGAAGAAGTGAATTTAGTTCGTAAAGACGTAATGTTAGCTCGAATGAATAAAAAAGTAATCGAAGTTTTGAAAGATAAACGATTTGCTGAATGGAAGAAAAAACGAAACAGAGCAGAACGAAGAGAAGTCGAAGAATTTAATTTGCAACTAAGCAAACAATCGTTCTTCGATTCCACAGAAAGTTTTGGATCATCCAAATCGAAAAAGATTCCAAGAACTTTCAAAATTCTGAATCGAGAAGATGGTGGTGATGAACTCACATCCGACTTCAAATCTCTTCGTGATTTTTATGAAAAATATTACCTAGGACAAGGCAAATCATAA
- a CDS encoding SpoIIE family protein phosphatase, which produces MSNKHLHLIGFAITVFCLSAFSVMATPPAEIVRKSQGNPVHLEGEWEFYPHTFLSELTELPSSPSLVSVPGIWNSELGTGNGFGTYRLLLERPEGTDPDAVYGIKLLDLATASRVFWNGKLLGSSGVVSKNPEGSIPSYQFQFYPLPWKDGPNELLVEISNFHHDKGGMWEPPYAGEWKKLFKENEKDLASSLFLAGAVFIIALYHFGLFYFRRSDKGNLLFGFAALLLSLRTLFTGERFGFNELSPFLGWNLCLRIEYFTFYLSPYLFFAFFREFYPNFYPRWMNRILLFPTLVFISFLVILPTPIYTKLNGYFHIVFLLGILLIFQGVFRAVIGRKESSLLFAIGIISVAIAAFIDLLNAYQLVYTVEAIPIGIFVFILVQSLTLSRRFSKAFSDVESLSKRLLALDKLKDEFLANTSHELKTPLNGIIGIAESMFDGIGGKLSQEQRQNLGMIVSSGKRLSSLVDDILDFSKMKNRDLDLDLKAIDLHQICDLVLVISRPLYVTKNLTVRNHVPMDFPPILGDEARLQQILFNLIGNAIKFTEKGRIDVSAEIMERMLILSIKDTGIGIPKDKFSDIFKSFEQVDASTTRKFGGTGLGLAISKRLVELHGGTIWVESLEGEGSTFRFTLPLAREGEIPMEKPAIKKTDLWFGGESPEFEPIEEVTEEYDGEKIKVLVVDDEPINRQVLKNHLTLIGCDVYEASNGGDAIRMVRDDGPFELMLLDIMMPGMSGYDVCTVLRESYSLYQLPILFLTAKNQITDIIASLEAGGNDYLAKPFDKRELISRAKNLITLKKAVEEQNKFIAFQNELGLARKLQSSILPEETPDIAGIKSEFYYEPMDSVGGDFFDFHAISDTELGVMIADVSGHGIPAALISAMLKIAFSTQVRLCREPAQLMTQINTTLLGKMKGAFVTASYVYINLETKEMVHARCGHPPLIINRVGENKPILSLPQGKLIGWIPELDIQEDVISLRSGDRIVLYTDGITEATNKEKEMIGQENWESIVQRYSGYPISESKRLLLERIKEFTGNRSPDDDVTLVILEIN; this is translated from the coding sequence TTGTCCAATAAACACTTACATCTGATTGGTTTTGCCATTACCGTGTTTTGCCTTTCGGCATTTTCAGTAATGGCCACACCACCTGCCGAAATTGTGCGGAAAAGCCAGGGAAATCCAGTTCATTTGGAAGGAGAATGGGAATTTTATCCGCATACCTTCCTTTCTGAACTTACCGAACTTCCTTCGTCTCCTTCGTTAGTTTCGGTTCCTGGGATTTGGAATTCAGAGTTAGGAACCGGGAATGGGTTTGGAACCTATCGTTTGCTTCTGGAAAGACCAGAAGGCACAGATCCAGATGCCGTGTATGGAATCAAACTTCTAGATCTAGCAACTGCTTCCCGAGTGTTTTGGAATGGAAAACTTCTTGGTTCTTCTGGGGTGGTTTCTAAAAATCCAGAAGGTTCGATCCCTTCCTACCAATTTCAATTTTATCCATTACCCTGGAAAGATGGTCCAAACGAACTACTTGTAGAAATTTCGAATTTTCACCATGACAAAGGAGGGATGTGGGAGCCGCCTTATGCCGGTGAGTGGAAAAAATTATTTAAAGAAAATGAAAAAGACTTAGCTTCCTCTTTATTTTTGGCAGGAGCCGTTTTCATCATTGCCTTATATCATTTTGGATTGTTCTACTTTCGGCGTTCGGATAAGGGAAATTTATTATTTGGATTTGCTGCTCTTTTGTTATCCCTTCGAACTTTGTTTACGGGAGAAAGGTTTGGATTTAATGAACTTTCACCTTTTCTCGGTTGGAATCTTTGCCTTCGGATCGAGTATTTTACGTTTTATTTATCTCCCTATTTGTTTTTTGCATTCTTTCGTGAGTTTTATCCTAACTTCTATCCGCGTTGGATGAATCGAATTTTACTTTTTCCCACTCTTGTTTTTATCAGTTTCCTTGTGATTTTGCCAACTCCCATTTATACAAAGTTAAATGGATACTTTCACATTGTATTTCTTTTAGGAATTCTTTTGATCTTTCAAGGTGTGTTTCGTGCCGTCATTGGAAGAAAAGAAAGTAGTTTACTGTTTGCGATTGGAATCATCTCGGTTGCCATCGCTGCTTTTATCGATTTACTGAACGCATACCAACTTGTTTATACAGTGGAAGCCATTCCCATTGGAATTTTTGTTTTTATTTTAGTTCAGTCTTTAACACTGTCGAGGCGCTTTAGTAAAGCTTTTTCTGATGTGGAGTCACTTTCCAAAAGGTTACTTGCTTTAGACAAACTAAAAGATGAATTTTTAGCCAACACTTCTCACGAACTAAAAACACCTCTCAATGGAATTATTGGAATCGCCGAATCGATGTTTGATGGTATTGGTGGTAAACTCAGTCAAGAACAAAGACAAAATTTAGGGATGATTGTGAGTTCTGGGAAACGATTGTCTTCTCTAGTGGATGACATTCTGGATTTTTCTAAAATGAAAAATAGAGATTTGGATTTGGATTTAAAAGCAATCGATCTCCACCAAATTTGTGATTTGGTTCTTGTGATTTCAAGGCCACTTTATGTGACCAAAAATCTTACCGTTCGTAACCATGTTCCTATGGATTTTCCTCCTATTTTGGGAGATGAAGCAAGGCTCCAACAAATCCTTTTCAATTTGATTGGGAATGCCATCAAATTCACGGAAAAAGGTAGGATTGATGTTTCGGCAGAAATTATGGAAAGGATGCTGATTCTTTCCATAAAAGATACCGGGATAGGAATTCCCAAAGATAAGTTTTCTGATATTTTTAAGTCATTTGAACAGGTGGATGCGTCCACCACACGAAAGTTCGGTGGAACAGGCCTTGGACTTGCGATCTCTAAACGTTTAGTAGAATTACATGGTGGTACTATTTGGGTGGAATCTTTGGAAGGAGAAGGTTCTACCTTTCGATTCACTTTGCCATTGGCAAGGGAAGGGGAAATTCCCATGGAAAAACCAGCCATTAAAAAAACAGATTTATGGTTTGGTGGTGAATCTCCCGAATTTGAACCCATTGAGGAAGTAACAGAAGAATACGACGGTGAAAAAATTAAAGTTCTTGTGGTGGATGATGAACCGATCAACCGTCAAGTTTTAAAAAATCACCTAACTCTCATTGGTTGTGATGTATATGAGGCTTCTAACGGTGGTGATGCCATCCGTATGGTTCGGGATGATGGTCCTTTTGAGCTAATGTTACTTGATATCATGATGCCTGGGATGAGTGGTTATGATGTTTGTACGGTTTTACGAGAATCTTATTCTTTATACCAATTGCCGATTTTGTTTTTGACCGCTAAAAATCAAATTACAGATATCATTGCTTCTTTGGAAGCCGGTGGAAATGATTACCTAGCCAAACCATTCGACAAACGCGAGTTAATTTCTAGGGCTAAAAATTTGATCACACTAAAAAAGGCAGTGGAAGAACAAAACAAATTCATTGCTTTCCAAAATGAGTTGGGTCTTGCAAGAAAACTACAAAGTTCCATCCTTCCAGAAGAAACACCGGACATTGCCGGTATTAAATCAGAATTTTACTACGAACCCATGGACAGTGTGGGTGGAGATTTCTTTGACTTCCATGCCATTTCAGATACAGAACTCGGTGTTATGATCGCAGACGTTTCTGGTCATGGAATTCCGGCGGCCCTTATCTCTGCGATGTTAAAGATTGCCTTTTCTACCCAAGTAAGGTTATGCAGAGAACCTGCCCAGCTTATGACCCAAATCAATACTACCTTACTTGGAAAAATGAAAGGAGCTTTTGTTACCGCATCTTACGTATACATCAATTTGGAAACCAAGGAAATGGTTCATGCTCGTTGTGGGCATCCTCCTCTCATCATCAATCGAGTGGGTGAGAACAAACCCATTCTCAGTTTGCCACAAGGGAAACTCATTGGTTGGATTCCTGAATTAGACATTCAGGAAGATGTAATTTCTCTTCGTTCGGGAGATAGGATTGTATTGTATACGGATGGAATTACAGAAGCTACAAATAAAGAAAAAGAAATGATAGGCCAAGAAAATTGGGAATCAATCGTTCAAAGGTATAGTGGATATCCTATTTCCGAATCCAAACGTTTGTTACTCGAAAGAATCAAAGAATTTACAGGGAACCGTTCTCCCGATGATGATGTGACTCTTGTGATTTTAGAGATAAATTAG
- a CDS encoding FliI/YscN family ATPase, which translates to MIEKKFTEHIDAISKYLNVVEKIEPIRKSGVVVSVVGNVIYSQGPPDSKVGEILEVERGSDKGYLACVLVGFKDHLYTLMPLGDTQEIFPHAFVFSSGRQITLNAGPELLGRVLNGLGKPIDNKGILITKEERASEPRFLNPLDRPPITDILETGVRAIDGMLTVGRGQRIGIFSGSGVGKSSLLGMIARYTNADVNVVALIGERGREVNEFLHVELGKEALAKSVVFVATSDSSKMEQVSCANLACSAAEYFREKGMSVNLYMDSLTRYAEALRELSIGEPVVTKGYASSVFTKMAKLVERAGTSHNGGSITGFYTVLTDAEDDMDDIVADKVRGFIDGHIVLTRKLAEQSHYPAIDVPASLSRLMQKIVNEDHYMRSSIVRELISKYKNSEDIILLNAYVRGADEKVDMAIEKKSQIDDYLRQRIEEKSSYNDAIKRLEKILQSSTRNDDDF; encoded by the coding sequence ATGATCGAAAAGAAATTTACGGAACATATCGATGCCATTTCGAAATATCTGAATGTCGTCGAAAAAATTGAACCCATTCGTAAAAGTGGGGTCGTTGTATCCGTTGTGGGCAATGTCATTTATTCCCAAGGTCCACCAGATTCCAAGGTGGGTGAAATTTTAGAAGTCGAACGTGGGTCGGACAAAGGATACCTCGCTTGTGTCCTTGTTGGTTTCAAAGACCATCTTTACACCTTAATGCCATTAGGCGATACCCAAGAAATTTTTCCCCATGCCTTTGTATTTTCTTCCGGAAGACAAATCACTCTGAATGCAGGACCTGAACTTTTAGGTCGTGTGTTAAATGGACTTGGCAAACCCATCGACAACAAAGGCATTCTCATCACCAAAGAAGAAAGAGCTTCCGAACCTAGATTTTTAAATCCACTGGATCGACCTCCCATCACAGACATTTTAGAAACAGGTGTTCGTGCCATTGATGGTATGCTCACTGTGGGCCGCGGGCAAAGGATTGGAATTTTTTCAGGTTCCGGTGTCGGTAAATCCAGTTTACTAGGAATGATCGCTCGTTATACGAACGCCGATGTAAACGTAGTGGCTCTCATAGGTGAGAGGGGTCGCGAGGTGAACGAATTTTTGCATGTAGAACTTGGGAAGGAAGCTCTCGCAAAATCTGTAGTTTTTGTGGCAACCTCTGACTCATCCAAAATGGAACAAGTGAGTTGTGCCAACTTAGCTTGTTCTGCGGCTGAATACTTTCGCGAAAAAGGAATGTCAGTCAATTTGTATATGGACTCTCTGACTCGTTATGCGGAAGCACTTAGAGAATTATCCATTGGCGAACCTGTGGTGACCAAAGGATATGCATCCAGTGTATTTACTAAGATGGCAAAACTAGTAGAGAGGGCGGGAACTTCACATAACGGTGGCTCCATTACCGGATTTTATACAGTCTTAACAGATGCCGAAGATGATATGGATGATATCGTTGCCGATAAGGTGAGAGGTTTTATTGACGGACATATTGTACTCACAAGGAAACTTGCGGAACAAAGTCATTATCCTGCGATTGATGTACCGGCTTCCCTTTCACGACTCATGCAAAAAATTGTCAACGAAGACCATTATATGCGTTCTTCCATTGTTCGAGAACTTATCTCCAAATACAAAAACTCAGAAGATATCATTTTACTGAATGCCTATGTTCGTGGTGCTGATGAAAAAGTAGACATGGCGATCGAAAAAAAATCACAAATTGATGACTACTTAAGACAAAGAATTGAAGAAAAGTCGAGTTATAACGACGCCATCAAACGATTAGAAAAAATTCTTCAGTCCTCAACTCGTAACGATGATGATTTTTAA